The Terriglobia bacterium DNA window CATGGGCTGGAAGGACATCTGGCAACTGAGAGCAATCCTAGGAAGAGGAGAAACAGAAAAAGCTGCGACTAAGCAGGAGGTCGCGTAACATGATCCCGAGCGCCGCTCTTCAACCTCCAACTAAAAGCGGGACACTCTCTTTCGGTGAACGCGTAGCCAGTGGTTGAATTGAACGGCATAGGCTCTCCTGTTAAGCAGCAATGTGAGTTTTCCGCTTCGATTCAAGCAGGGCTACGAGTTCTTCAAGAGACCAAAGGTGATCCGCAATCCCTGCTTCCATCGCGGGTGTCACACGTAAGGTCTTATGAATCCGGCAAAAGTTGTAGTGCATGAAATACAGCGCCAGCGCGTGACCGTGATTCTCCAGCTTCTTGCTGAATCCGTTTGTCAGTCGAGTGAAGCGGCGCATGCACATTCTCATCGTCAAATTCTGCCGCTCCACGTATGAAGTGCTGACGTGCTTCGGGTCGGGGTTTCCGCTGACCACTTTCATGTCGCAGCCGATGCAAGTTGCGGGGCTATAACGCGATTCGTCAGGAGTGGGTGCGCCATATATTTTGTGCAGCATCGCGTAATCGGCATCGGCCCCGAACGCATCCTCCACAGCGTTCAGGTAGGCGCTGTGCGCGTCAGTCGTGATCTGTGGCCGTCCAACGATGCGGTCGGCGCAATCCTGCATGAATTCCCACGCGGCTGCTTTATCCCGACCGCCCATGTAAAACGTGACGCATAACTTGCTGTCGGCATCAATGGCCGTCCAGGTCCAAACATCGCCCCACCCTTCCGCCTTTTTTTCGGGACTGGCGTTCTTCTTCTTCGCGCCGACGAAGCTCCAGATTTCGTCACACTGCAAACGGTGAACACGGAGGCCGCGCACATGGCGATGGTGATATGCAGCCGCAGCACATCCAGGATCGCGGAGTAGGCTCAGAACCGTGTGCTTCGCAACTCCGGTCATGCGGCAGGTTGCGTTGATCGAGGTTCCCTCTACCAAAGCAGCGATGACCTGAACACGCTTGTGATTTGGTAGCTGGTTCATGGTCGAAATCATAAGTCCTTGGGATTCAGTTGTAAAATATAAAATTCACAAATTAGTGAATTTTACACAATAATGATTCACGAATTTATGAATTTATATATTGACAAATCTTAACTTTTGGGACAGGATAAGTCATGCCGCTGGAGGTGGTGTTCCGTGACGATGCGCTCCGGGAGCTGGCGACAAACAAGAACGCTAGGAGCGGCTATCCGCAAGCGGTCGAAAAGAAGTACCGCCTGCGCATTCAGCAAATTGTTTCTGCCGTTGATGAACGGGATTTTTACCGACACGCATCACTTCACTTCGAGAAATTGAAGGGAGACCGAGACCATCAACATTCAATGCGGATCAACGATCAATGGCGATTGATTGTGGAATTCGATGGCGAAGCTCCGAACAAGCGAATTGTGATCGTTGCAATTGAGGACTACCACTAGGAGGAGAAAACAATCTCATGCTGACCTATGAACAACTCGCGGAGACGTTCCCCCCGGGAGATGTTATCAAGGAGGAATTGGAAGCGCGCGGATGGACTCAGCGCGATCTCGCCGACATCATGGGTGTTCAGCCGTCAATAGTGAGTTCAATCGTTAACGGAACGAAGCCAATCTCATTAGATCTCGCGAGGAATCTCGCTGCTGCACTTGGGCCTAGCGCGCAGTTTTGGGTGAACATGGATACAGCGTATCGACTGAACCTTCCTGCGGAGCTGCATGACGCGACGACTATGCGTTCGGAACTTTTCAAGATCGCTCCGGTGAACGAGATGATAAAGCGCGGTTGGATTGAATCTTCGGCAGATGTGAGCGTGCTAAGAACTCGGGTGTTGAAGTTTTTTGGCAAGGAATCGCTGGAAGAAATTG harbors:
- a CDS encoding IS1 family transposase — its product is MNQLPNHKRVQVIAALVEGTSINATCRMTGVAKHTVLSLLRDPGCAAAAYHHRHVRGLRVHRLQCDEIWSFVGAKKKNASPEKKAEGWGDVWTWTAIDADSKLCVTFYMGGRDKAAAWEFMQDCADRIVGRPQITTDAHSAYLNAVEDAFGADADYAMLHKIYGAPTPDESRYSPATCIGCDMKVVSGNPDPKHVSTSYVERQNLTMRMCMRRFTRLTNGFSKKLENHGHALALYFMHYNFCRIHKTLRVTPAMEAGIADHLWSLEELVALLESKRKTHIAA
- a CDS encoding type II toxin-antitoxin system RelE/ParE family toxin, with protein sequence MPLEVVFRDDALRELATNKNARSGYPQAVEKKYRLRIQQIVSAVDERDFYRHASLHFEKLKGDRDHQHSMRINDQWRLIVEFDGEAPNKRIVIVAIEDYH